The following are encoded together in the Gouania willdenowi chromosome 14, fGouWil2.1, whole genome shotgun sequence genome:
- the slc22a6l gene encoding solute carrier family 22 member 6 produces MAFGDLLDQVGSTGRFQILHVTLLCIPVLLMASHNLLQNFVAVVPPHFCSAHSNVSQSLRPEEILRITVPLDAKGKPHRCKRYAAPQWHLLNKNETTDYWEYEQLEDVDVQGCKEGWSYNMTERSSTIISDWHLVCDLRSLKQMGQTVYMGGVLVGAFVFGGLSDRYGRRILLLFSHLLMAVSGTCAAFAPSFSVFCLFRFGCGMALSGLGLNTFSLIVEWIPTRVRTVVGTTTGYCYTVGQLILVGLAYFIRDWRWLTLTVSLPFYIFFLYSWWFHESSRWLALNNKPELAVKNLKSVAKINGRQEEGEKIDINMLQESMKKEMSSTGGSYNALDLFRTPRMRIMTASLSAVWLSTSFAYYGLAMDLQKFGVDIYLIQVIFGAVDIPAKVVITVSMSFIGRRPSQCGALIIAGITILVNLLVPHDKEIVRTCLAVMGKGCLAASFNCCYLYTGELYPTIIRQTGMGWVSMMARVGAMVAPMILLTADYITWLPGLIYGGAPILSGLAGIYLPETLGSPLPDTIQDVEERGSGLRSKMSRKAASILQDKQSHLLKQVA; encoded by the exons ATGGCATTCGGTGACCTCCTCGATCAAGTGGGGAGCACGGGACGCTTCCAGATTTTGCACGTGACCCTCCTCTGTATCCCTGTCCTACTCATGGCCAGTCACAACCTGCTGCAGAACTTTGTGGCTGTGGTGCCTCCTCATTTCTGCAGCGCACACTCAAATGTGTCTCAGTCGCTGAGACCAGAGGAAATACTGCGGATCACTGTCCCCTTAGATGCAAAGGGGAAACCTCACAGATGCAAGCGTTACGCTGCTCCACAGTGGCATCTCCTGAACAAAAACGAGACCACCGACTATTGGGAGTATGAGCAGCTTGAGGATGTTGATGTGCAGGGATGCAAAGAAGGCTGGTCCTATAACATGACTGAGAGAAGCTCCACAATCATTTCAGAT TGGCATTTAGTTTGTGATTTACGCTCCCTGAAACAAATGGGACAAACCGTCTACATGGGAGGTGTGCTCGTGGGAGCTTTTGTCTTTGGAGGACTTTCGGACAG ATATGGCCGACGCATCCTCTTGCTCTTTTCACACCTGCTCATGGCCGTTTCAGGAACATGTGCTGCTTTCGCGCCCTCCTTCTCTGTTTTCTGTCTGTTCCGGTTTGGTTGTGGCATGGCGTTGTCAGGGTTGGGGCTCAACACCTTCTCCCTCA TTGTGGAGTGGATTCCCACTCGTGTGCGAACCGTGGTGGGAACCACCACAGGCTACTGTTACACAGTGGGACAGTTGATCCTGGTTGGGCTGGCGTACTTCATAAGGGACTGGAGGTGGTTGACCTTGACTGTTTCCCTGCCCTTCTATATTTTCTTCCTCTATTCATG GTGGTTCCATGAATCGTCGAGGTGGTTGGCTCTGAATAATAAGCCTGAGTTAGCCGtaaaaaaccttaaaagtgTGGCGAAGATAAACGGACGCCAGGAAGAAGGAGAGAAAATTGACATTAAC ATGCTCCAGGAGTCAATGAAGAAGGAGATGTCGTCTACAGGAGGTTCTTACAATGCCCTGGATCTGTTTCGAACACCCAGAATGAGGATAATGACCGCAAGCCTCAGCGCTGTCTG GTTATCAACCAGCTTCGCCTACTATGGTCTGGCGATGGATCTTCAAAAGTTCGGGGTGGACATCTACCTCATTCAAGTGATCTTTGGAGCCGTGGACATTCCTGCCAAAGTGGTCATAACGGTGTCAATGAGTTTCATTGGACGACGGCCATCACAGTGCGGCGCCCTCATCATCGCTGGGATCACTATCCTGGTCAACCTGCTGGTGCCTCACG ATAAAGAGATTGTACGCACCTGTCTGGCTGTGATGGGTAAAGGTTGTCTTGCGGCGTCTTTCAACTGCTGTTATCTCTACACAGGGGAACTGTACCCCACCATCATTAG GCAAACGGGGATGGGTTGGGTGTCCATGATGGCTCGCGTTGGGGCCATGGTGGCCCCGATGATTCTCCTCACAGCCGACTACATAACTTGGCTCCCAGGTTTAATCTATGGAGGCGCTCCCATCCTCAGCGGCTTGGCTGGAATTTATCTCCCAGAGACCCTTGGCTCACCTCTGCCTGACACGATACAAGATGTGGAGGAAAG GGGATCTGGGCTGAGATCCAAAATGTCAAGAAAGGCAGCGAGCATCCTGCAAGACAAGCAGTCCCATCTCCTGAAGCAGGTGGCCTGA